The following proteins are co-located in the Oceanimonas sp. GK1 genome:
- a CDS encoding sensor domain-containing diguanylate cyclase: MPLTAQTPRDFHWLVDMLESVDIGLVVLDGDYHIELWNGFMENHSGLSSTRVRGQRLFSLFPELPEQWLRRKVETVITLNTRTFTSWEQRPWLFRFRSTRPITGTHDYMFQNLTIHPLADPDGSIRRVCLMVYDVTDVATSKLALEQANKQLSRLSRTDRLTGLLNRGSWESLLNTEFARYRRYRQPCSLVMLDIDHFKRINDSHGHPAGDEVIRHTADVIRDCLRDADLAGRYGGEEFGLILPQTDARGAEVISERLRQAIANATVHTHGLSLGYTISLGVASLTPEINSPQDWLQRADQALYRAKREGRNRVCTQPG, from the coding sequence ATGCCCCTGACGGCCCAGACCCCCCGCGATTTTCACTGGCTGGTCGACATGCTGGAATCGGTCGATATCGGCCTGGTGGTGCTGGATGGCGATTATCATATCGAGCTGTGGAATGGGTTTATGGAAAACCACAGCGGCCTGAGCTCCACCCGGGTGCGCGGCCAGCGTCTGTTCAGTCTGTTTCCGGAGCTGCCCGAGCAGTGGCTCAGGCGCAAGGTGGAGACAGTGATCACCCTCAACACCCGCACCTTTACCAGCTGGGAGCAGCGCCCCTGGCTGTTTCGCTTTCGCAGCACCCGCCCCATTACCGGCACCCACGACTACATGTTCCAGAACCTGACCATTCACCCGCTGGCCGATCCGGACGGCAGCATTCGCCGGGTGTGTCTGATGGTGTATGACGTGACCGACGTGGCCACCAGCAAGCTGGCCCTGGAGCAGGCCAACAAGCAGCTGTCGCGCCTCAGCCGCACCGACCGGCTGACCGGCCTGCTTAACCGGGGCAGCTGGGAAAGCCTGCTCAATACCGAGTTTGCCCGCTACCGCCGCTACCGCCAGCCCTGCAGCCTGGTGATGCTCGATATCGATCACTTCAAGCGCATCAATGACTCCCATGGCCACCCGGCGGGAGACGAGGTGATCCGCCATACCGCGGACGTCATCAGGGACTGCCTGCGCGATGCCGATCTGGCGGGGCGCTACGGCGGTGAGGAGTTTGGCCTGATCCTGCCCCAGACCGATGCCAGGGGGGCTGAGGTGATCAGCGAGCGGCTGCGCCAGGCCATTGCCAATGCCACCGTTCATACCCACGGTCTGTCACTGGGCTATACCATCAGCCTGGGCGTGGCCTCCCTGACCCCCGAGATCAACTCGCCCCAGGACTGGCTGCAACGGGCCGACCAGGCCCTGTACCGGGCCAAACGGGAAGGGCGCAACCGGGTATGCACTCAGCCCGGCTGA